The nucleotide window CCCAAGGCCGACTACCCGGCTTACCTGGATTTTCGCCGCCGCATCAATAAAGCCGACAAAACTCCGTTAGTGTTCCTGAAAAACGACGTCTGAGGGCTTTGCCGCCAGCTTGCCACAGCGTTGTTCCAGCCCATTTTTCCTCGTGAGAAATGGGCTGGTTTATTTCTGGACCGCTTCGTCGGCTGCCCAACCTGATTGGCGGAATACCCGGCGGGAAAATCAGAGCTAATTCCGTACTTTCAAGGCCCTCTTGCTACTGGCCTGCTGCTGATGCTTTTTTCTGCTTTCTATTTGTCTACCCGGCGCGCTGTACGGCGGCTGGCCGGGGCCGGTGCGCTGCTGTTGCTGAGCGTATCTGCCTCCCACGCCCAGCGGGTGCTGTGGGCCGATGCGCCATCGGCCGCGGCCGTTAGCCACCCCGTGGTGCAGCGCCTGGGTACTTACCGGCCGGTGAACGTACAGCTGACGGCCCTGCGCCAGGTGCTGGCAGCCGCACCCTCGGCGGAAACCGCCGCACGCCGCAGCTCAGCCGCTACCGTTATAGCCCTGCCATTGCCCAACGGCACGTCCGGCCGCTTCCAGCTGACGACGGTGCCGGTGCTGCCCGCCGCGCTGGCAGCCCGCTTTCCGCAGATAGTCACCTACGCCGGCCAGGGCATCGACGACCCCACGGCCACCGTGCGGCTGGATGTGACGCCCGCGGGCTTGCACGCCCAGATTCTGTCGGCCTCCGGCACGGTGTACATCGACCCGGCCGGCGCGGCCACCCACGTGGTGTACGACCGTTCGGCCCTGACTGGCGCAGCCCCGGTGTGCTACGTAACCAGTGGCCGCGGGGTCGCCCAGACGGCCCGCACCCAGGTTAGTGCCAGCGGTGAGCAGCTCCGCACCTACCGCATTGCCGTGGCCTGCACCGGGGAGTACGCACGGGCGAAAGGCGGCACCGTGGCGGGCGCGCTGGCGGGCATTACCACCTCCATCAATCGGGTGAGCGGCATCTACGAAAGGGAGCTGGCCATCCGCCTGCAGCTGGTCGACAACGAAGAAACGCTGATCTACCTTGACCCGGCCACGGACCCGTATTCCAACGAGGTGGACGACGCGGCCCTGAACACCAATCAGCGCATTATCGACGAGAGAATCGGTACGGCGAACTACGATATTGGTCACCTCTTCTGCACCGCTGATGGGGGGCTGGCCTCGATGGCCGTGGTGTGCGAAAACGGCTATAAAGCCCAGGGCGGGACCGGCCTGCCCAACCCCTCCGGCGACGCCTTCGATGTGGACTTCGTGGCCCACGAAATCGGCCATCAGTTCGGGGCCAGCCATACCTTCAACGGCACGGCGGGCAACTGCGCGGGCGGCAACCGCGAAAGTACGACGGCCTACGAGCCAGGCAGCGGCACCACCATTATGGCCTACGCGGGCATTTGCGCCCCCCAGAATCTGCAGGCCAACTCCGACCCGTACTTCCACGCTATCAGCCTGGACGAAATCAGCACGTTTGCGGCCTCGGGCTCGGGTAGTGCCTGCCCGGCTCTTACCAGCACGGCCAACCACGCGCCCACGGCCTCGGCTGGCAGCCGCTACGTGCTGCCCATCGGCACCCCGTTTACGCTGACCGGCTCGGGCTCCGACGTGGACGGCAACATCCTGACGTACTGCTGGGAGCAGTTCGACAAGGGCGCCGCCGGCGCGCCTACCGCGCCCCGCGGGAGTGCGCCTATTTTCCGGTCGTATGCTCCAACGACCAGCCCAGCCCGCACGTTTCCGAACCTTGCCGACCTGCTGAGCAATACCACGCGCGTTGGGGAAGTGCTGCCTTCCTACGCCCGGCGGCTGGTTTTTCGGCTTACCACCCGCGACAACCGCGGTGGTTTCGCCGCCGACACCGTGCTGCTGCCCGTGGTGGGTACGGCCGGGCCATTTCTGGTGACGGAGCCCGCCGCCGCGCAGACGTGGTTGGCCGGCGCCCCGCAGCGCGTTGCCTGGGACGTGGCCCGCACCAATCAGGCCCCCATCAACACCCAGCTGGTTGACATTCTGCTTTCCACCGACGGGGGCCAGACGTTTCCCATTACGCTGGCGGCCGGTACGCCCAACGACGGTGCCCAGCTGGTTTCTATTCCGTCCAATACGCCGGCCACCACGCAGGCCCGCATCAAAGTGGCAGCCGTGGGCAACATCTACTTCGACATCTCCAACCAGAACAGCACGATTGAGGTGCCCGCCGCCGCTACGTTTGCCCTGAGCCGCGGGGGCGAAAGCGCCGAATTAACCTCCTGCCCCGGCACTACCATCACGACCAATCTGGTGCTGACGGCGCTGCAGGGCTTTTCGGGCAGCATCACACTCTCGGCCAGCAAGCTACCGGCAGGGGTTACGGCTACCTTTTCGCCTGCCACTGTAACAGTCTTCGGCCCGGTACAACTCACGCTCACCACACCGGCTACCCTGGCTACCGGAACCTATTCCGTTACTATCACCGCCACCGCCGGCAGCCAGGTGCGCACCCAAACCTTCAGCTTCCGGATTCCGACGGCCGTTACCGCCGCGCCTGCCCTGAAGGCTCCGGCCGCCAGCTCCACCAGCGTGTCGAACCTGCCGGTATTGAGCTGGGCTGCGGCTGCCAATGCCACCAGCTACGAGCTGCAGCTGGCTACGGACGCGGACTTCGCCCAACCCGTTTTTACGCAAACGGATATCATCGGCACCAGCTTCACACTGCCCACGGCGCTTACGCCCGGCACCACGTATTTCTGGCGTGTGCGGGGCCATAACGCTTCGTGCAGTAACGGTCCTTTTTCGGAGGCCGCCAGCTTCACTGTTGGTAGCATTGACTGTCAGACGTTCGTCAGCACGGATGTGCCCAAGGTGCTGGGCGTATCGGCGGTAGCTACGGTTTCCTCTACGGTGGTAGTTGAAAGCGCCGATAAAGTAGCGGATGTGAATGTGCGCAACCTGGCCGTTACCTATCCCGATGTATCGGAGCTGATTGTGGCGCTTACCTCCCCCACCGGGCAGCGCGTGGTGCTGGCTACCGATGCCTGCGCCGGTACCAGCGGCGTACAGGTTTCCTTCGATGACCAGGCTACGGCCGCTGTGGCCTGTCCGCTCTCCAGCAATGCCAGCGCGAAGCCTGCCAACCCGCTTTCTGCCCTGCAGGGCCTCTCCGCCAACGGCACCTGGACGCTGACGGTGCAGGACCAGAGCAACACGCTGGGCGGCAGTCTGCAGGCCTGGACGCTGGAACTGTGCACCATCCGCAACACGGCCACGGCCACCACTACGGCCAGCGCGCTGGCGGGCGTGTCGGTTTTCCCGAACCCCGGCTCCGGCGAGTTTCAGCTTTTGCTCGATAACGCCCGGCGCGGCACAGCGCAGGTACAGGTGCTTGATGCCTTAGGGCGCGAAATCAGCCGCGAAACCTTTGCCAAGCCTGGCACCCGCGTGCAGCGCCCTTTGCTGCTCCCGGCCCAGCCAGCCGGCCTCTACCTGGTGCGCGTACAGATTGACAACGCCGCCCCGGTCACGCTCCGACTGACGAAGCTATAAGTAGCTGTACCGGGGCTAGAAGCGGTAGCGTAGCTGGGCTTTCACCTCGGAGCGCTCCGGTCCCTGAATTTCCTCCAGCCCTGAGCCCACGGTAGCTACGTCGCGGAAGCGAGTAGTGGCGTAGCGCACCCAGAGGGTGAGGTGGCGGCTGAGGCGGCCCTCCGCCAGCAAATACATGCGTGTACCCCGCCCGTAGAGGCCCGGTACCGAAAACGCGTACA belongs to Hymenobacter sp. J193 and includes:
- a CDS encoding reprolysin-like metallopeptidase — protein: MSTRRAVRRLAGAGALLLLSVSASHAQRVLWADAPSAAAVSHPVVQRLGTYRPVNVQLTALRQVLAAAPSAETAARRSSAATVIALPLPNGTSGRFQLTTVPVLPAALAARFPQIVTYAGQGIDDPTATVRLDVTPAGLHAQILSASGTVYIDPAGAATHVVYDRSALTGAAPVCYVTSGRGVAQTARTQVSASGEQLRTYRIAVACTGEYARAKGGTVAGALAGITTSINRVSGIYERELAIRLQLVDNEETLIYLDPATDPYSNEVDDAALNTNQRIIDERIGTANYDIGHLFCTADGGLASMAVVCENGYKAQGGTGLPNPSGDAFDVDFVAHEIGHQFGASHTFNGTAGNCAGGNRESTTAYEPGSGTTIMAYAGICAPQNLQANSDPYFHAISLDEISTFAASGSGSACPALTSTANHAPTASAGSRYVLPIGTPFTLTGSGSDVDGNILTYCWEQFDKGAAGAPTAPRGSAPIFRSYAPTTSPARTFPNLADLLSNTTRVGEVLPSYARRLVFRLTTRDNRGGFAADTVLLPVVGTAGPFLVTEPAAAQTWLAGAPQRVAWDVARTNQAPINTQLVDILLSTDGGQTFPITLAAGTPNDGAQLVSIPSNTPATTQARIKVAAVGNIYFDISNQNSTIEVPAAATFALSRGGESAELTSCPGTTITTNLVLTALQGFSGSITLSASKLPAGVTATFSPATVTVFGPVQLTLTTPATLATGTYSVTITATAGSQVRTQTFSFRIPTAVTAAPALKAPAASSTSVSNLPVLSWAAAANATSYELQLATDADFAQPVFTQTDIIGTSFTLPTALTPGTTYFWRVRGHNASCSNGPFSEAASFTVGSIDCQTFVSTDVPKVLGVSAVATVSSTVVVESADKVADVNVRNLAVTYPDVSELIVALTSPTGQRVVLATDACAGTSGVQVSFDDQATAAVACPLSSNASAKPANPLSALQGLSANGTWTLTVQDQSNTLGGSLQAWTLELCTIRNTATATTTASALAGVSVFPNPGSGEFQLLLDNARRGTAQVQVLDALGREISRETFAKPGTRVQRPLLLPAQPAGLYLVRVQIDNAAPVTLRLTKL